DNA sequence from the Brienomyrus brachyistius isolate T26 chromosome 18, BBRACH_0.4, whole genome shotgun sequence genome:
TAACTCAAGTCTTATTTAAGAAACCTGATATATTTTGGGCttcattaaaaaattaaaaaaaactggatCGTTGTTTATAACCATCTATCAATATTGGATAATACAGGACCTCACCCGCATTATCTcgccatatttaaaaaaattaaaaaacatttACAGTGTCACAGAAGTATGCTGAAACAAAATCCAAAATGGTAGTCCGTCTCtaacacacacaaagagcacATTCCAGCATGTGCGAAACAGTCATCATGACAGGTACAACAAATCAACCGAACGATTCATGCGCTAAAACCACTAAAAACACGCGCTTGACTGGCGCCACCAAGCGTTCATAATACTGTACTGCAAGTTCCAAACGGGTCAGCGGCTCCGCGCAGCACGAAGGGAGGCACGCAGACCTTTCAGCCTAAGCATCTACGTGTCAAGTTCAGTTCCTGGTCAGTGTGTTGGACGAAATAAGAACAAACCACAATTGCTACGCCCAATAAAGAGCGTCGTATACAGAAATATAACAGGGGGAAACAAGTCATAAGCAATCTTTTGTGATGGGTGAATGTCGTAAAAACCTACATTGGCATGACGGCAATGGCTCTCGGATGGGCAAAATGGCCAGGGGTGACTGTGAGCTTTCATTAATAGTTTTTATGGCAATTTTACAGTATTTAATTGAATTTAATTTACTGCTGTAAAACGAGTTATACTATACAACCTTACAGATCGTAAAAACGACTCATCGGATCCTTGCACATCTTTGACTGACTGATGATTTCAGTCAATAAATCAGTTACAATTACCTAATTGTCACGTGTGCCAATAAACTCATACCAACCACATACATGGGAAAACATATACAGCACAGTACTCCTTTATCTTTATTTGCATACATCTTACAGGTATATTAGGATTTTAGATACGTTATGTCTGGAACAATTCCGTGGAGTGTAATCGATAAAGGCCAGCTGGCAGTTAGGCGATGCATGATGACAAGCGAGATTGACGGGAATACGCAAATGCGTAGTCCGCAAAACATACCGAGGGTTTTACAGCACAAGGAACAAAAAGTAACTGTGATCCAAACATGACTGAACAATCCAGATTCCACTTTCAACTACACCATGCACGCAACAGCATCTGAAAATTACTCTTAAGCAATAATTTCCATATATGCCTACATGCAACGTTTATATCCCAACATAAATAGTCCTTCACGCATGCAAAAAACATGGTTTCATGCACAGCCCAGATCATGCCACACTTTTCGAgggtaattatttcatttaatgATAACTACGCGATTAATGCAACATTCAGTATAATTAAATAGATTTCAGGGTTTTGCTCAATGTCGAGATATTGCCCATCAATAACATAATAAAATGGCAGTTCTGCCTTTAAAATAAGCATCTAGTCTGATCATTttctgataaaaaaataaatccactAAACCTGTACAACACAACTGCCTTCAAAAATACAGAAGCTAACAGAGAGGTCAAACGACACAATTACGAAGTAACTGGGTAAAAATGGCACAGCTTCTCTAGCTAACAAGCTAACCCTGCACCGCTGCTACCGCCACGGACAGTTACAGCTGGCCATCGTGCATTGCACAGTTATCAAACTGTATCCGAATTTAACTCGGATAGTTTGCATAAAAATTACAGGTTAACGTTGTTCCCCTTCTCCATCTTCAAGGTTTGCTACATGCACCAGGTTTCTGGAATGAACGCCGCAATCGGAAATCCATTGGTTTTTAAAATGGTCACACAAACTCTAGGCACCATTTTGAGAAGCACATTTCCTCATTGGACTGTTGTATGACAAGGGGGGAAACGCAGCTTACAGCCAGATAAAGTGGCGAAAGGAAACGACCCCGCTGCATCCACACACAAGCGACCTGCCGTGTTTTACTTTTTGTGCATTCTTCTGATCACCTCAGCCCATGATATTCATCACACATTGCAGCTCATTTAATGAAAAAAAGCACACCGATCAAGGTTTGTGCTGGAGTTTGTGGTTCGTTTCCTCCCGTTGTTCCTTTCTCACATGGCCACCCTACTGCTTATGATCATCCTCGGGAATGATCAGATCGCCGTTTCTGTCACTTTTCCGCTTACATCATACCCATCGCACCGCTCGATTGTCATTTGTTAGAAGAATAGAAACAGCAACACGAAACACTGCATCAAAACGCCAAACGCGCGTCTCCAAACTTACCAGATGATCTCGGTGAATTAACTGTAGCCGTGCGCTTGCCGACCCCCTCGGATCTTATCCCCCGGATTTGCTTTCAATCACTCGCCGTGTCCTCTAGTTTCTTCTCCGCAGCTTTTTGAGAGCGACGTCGGTAACATCGACACACTCAGGTGGGGGATGGGGATGCAGGGAGGGGGAGATTTAGAGGCCAGCGGGCCAGAAAAGCAAAGGGGGAGGACCTTCCCGCTGACGCGTCGCACAGCGGCCGCAGAGCGCGTACAGCCGCTGTCTCTGCTCACAGCTTTCGCGTTTCCTCTGTCGGGTCTGAATCGACTTGGATTCCACGGAACGAAAGcaatttatgtatatatatatatggctgtGGAACGAGTATCAAATTAAACATACTGTCAGGATAGAAAAAtacacaacaatgaaatataATAAAGAGAGGTAGAAGAGAGATAGAATAAGGAAATGTGCTATTAATAAGCAAACATGTAGACATACAAATAAGAGCGAGAACACatacatttataaatacataaacaaacaaaggcatacacgcacacatatacatatgttCGTAGTGTGTGTGAGATATTTGGATTTAAGACCTATGTTGCGCTGTGATGTGGAAGTTTAATTAAGTCTACGACATAACGGCATTTTGATAAATTTAGATTAACGTTACTGCCTAGTGGTGGATTTACATTCCATCCAATGTGTCTCTTGCCTTGTGCCCCGGAACAGATATTAGGTTCACctgaataagcagttatggGTGGATTATTATAACACATGGTGCTTTACCTAAAGTGTAAAATCGTTCAGGGGGTTAAAACAGACATTGCGTCGACTGTTACACCACAGCAAAACACCGTGCACCATATAAAATCAGTGAACAATTATGTCAAGTAATTCACTGAAGAACAGCAGCCTGTGATCCTTTGACTTGAACCCGACGCCAAGTAAATGGAATTCGAGTTTCAACATAATATCTCCGATTGTTTAGTCCCAGCAATGTCTGTGGCAGGAATGAAAGCCTGTTATCTCGAACAACCAGAGGAAAGGCGTGGCTTGTCCCAGGCAACAGACACATGCCCTTTTTTAGGCGGGCAGAAAGCTGCTCCGTTACATCAAGTCAATGCTGCCACAAAAGCAATATGAAAACATAGAATCGTAGCCTTCCTTGTCCTGCATTTCGATTTGATTGAGAACTTGTCTGTTGTTCATGCGTTGCTGGTTGTATCTGATTAGTCAATTCGCGTGACAGACCATCATTAGACATTAATTAATAGATATTTTTGAGATAtctttgtttttaatgtttctaTTTTAAGGGGAAGTATGCGGGCAGTGGACGTAGCGCAAACTGAAAAGTGACACTAGACAGTTTTCTCCGGCTCGTTCTTTCCGTTTTATTTTAGCCAAATTTCTACTTTAAATTAGAGATTCAACCTTACACTCAATTTAATGAAAATGGCAATTCGACTGTTTACCATAATATTAATTAGTTATTTTTGTTCACTTTTCTCATTTTGGATACAGACTATGTTATATGTTTCATATTTCACTTAAGCAACGTACCTTAAAACTACAAAACCCATAAATGTAATCTTTTGTCACATCACTAACGATGCAATTGAATGGTAAAAATATCGAAACTCATCGATCCTGCAGATTACCTCCCCACAAAATTATGGATTTATTTTTAGATCCCTCTTAACAGTTCCTCAGCATTTGTTAGTCCGATTCGAATTATTCTACATTCCTTTGCTATGGGTTGGTACTGTTCCAGTCTGCTACAATAGCGCAGTTTGCTACTGCTATTGAACAATGGCGCACCCCAGTGGTTAAAATGTATCAAAGGAAGACGTATTTAAAATGTAGCTAATGGCTCCACCTAGTGAATAAAATGTGTTTATAACAAAAAAAGGACTACTGAAGGTCATGGAATTACCATCGAAATTTCTTCACTGATACGTGCAACAATAACTGTTATGGTACAGGATAGTAGAAGCAGCAAAGTAGGATGTTTATCTTCAATAATATGTAAGCCTGCATATATTACCATCGGATATAAATAACCATGACATTACACGGCGTTATACATACACGCAAATATTTGAATTTCATATTATAAGAATAAAATCTGTGCGGATTCTGTCCACAAATCGTAAAGAGACGATTGGACTTCCTGGTCATGTGTTTGTTTGCAGATTTTCGACCCCAGTGGAATTAATCATCCTTACCACGAtacgttttcattttttttgtttgttattttaccGTATGCGTTTCTGTTTTCAAAATGCACTGAATTACTCATCCAAACGCTAATAAAACCCTTGAAGGATAACACAGAAATATGCATTGTGCGATGTTTAACAGGGATAATCCGGCGAGGTGTCGCTCAAACTGTTGGGCCGCTTGTCAGGGTCTGGCAGTTTGCAATTAGGGAatcgaaaaggagaaaaaactgTTGTTTTCCTTTGGGCAATTGTTCCGTTGATCAGTTGGACTAATATTGGTTGTGAATGCATTCATTGTTCAAGCCAAAACCATTTTTTGTGAGCTCTTATACTTAATTAACGTGGAAACTGTTGTCTTGACTACTACAAAATATTTATagcaaatagatagatagatagatagatagatagatagatagatagatagatagatagatagatagatagatagatagatagatagaactttATTGATTCCAAAATTTAGGCATCAAGTTGCTCAAgtatataaaaatacacaataaCAGAATAAAACTCCAGGATTGCTGAGGTAGAGAGTACATCTATGGCTGTTGTGCAAATGGTTTCAACATAATTTCTCCGATTGTTTAGTTATGCAAATGAATTGCTACtgtacataatatatatataataaagaatgtaaatttaaaagatctaaaaaaatcaaacaaaatacataaggtctatatgaaatatataatcttTATActattacatatatatttaatatagtaatataatacacaacattttttatatataaacagaCACTAATATGAGCATTCTGTAATATGGAACACATCTGCAGATCTCCTGTCTTTTTGCTACGCATCACCTGGACCCTTGTGAAACGACTGGGCAAAGAGAGAATTATCTCTTGTTGCCAGGAATGGATTCAGGTCACAGTTCTGGTAGGTTAGAAGTGGGCGGGTTCAAGGTAAAGTAATTCTCACGTGTCATTGCTTAAGCCACAGAGCCATCAGCTCCCTGTGCACTACAACATTCTCAACGCACTTCACTGCATTCCGTGGACTGGAACCAAACAAGCGGCATGGCGTTGATGAAGTCCGGGTGGCTCTGGAGGCAAAGTGAGTCTTTCACCTTCTtctcccaggtttccatcaggAATCTTTGGAGCATTTGGATATCTGCAAGCCGTGTTTGTGAACTAAGGGCAGGATTAAAAACTGAAATAACCTGACCCATCTGCTGGGTTCAAATGACAAATATAGCACTAAGAATCAGCCCTCAGAAGCATCTCAGACTGATGGTAGTGTCTGCACAGTGAGATGCAGATGTATCTCCGTTTCTTGGAGAATTTGGTTTCCATTGCTGCTTGGACTTCATGCTTGACATAAATTGCCAGTCGACGGGAGCGCAGGGCTGCTTTATGGTGTCCGATTTCCCTTCAAATCAGACGCAGTGGCAGCAGTGAAATGGAGATGAAAGGCGAGACGGGTCTAAGGAGCGGAATGGTCTAAATTTAGGATGAATTCACAAGGGAAGCAGATGATGCCAAAACAGAGTGATGGGCCACTTGTTTGCTGTTAACATTAGATGGCCGGAAAGGAAGCATTTCTTTGTGCGCCAGGAATCCTTAATTAACAGGCCTGTAATTCTCTCATTTTCATTTCGCTTCTGTAGTTGAAAGAAGAAccagaaagattttttttctggataGCCAGAGGTACAAAGGTTCTGAAGCTTGAATTTGTGAAGCAGTGTCGCACAGAGACTTTTCCAGGGGTAAATATTGCGTGATTGTCAGTGATTGAAAAGGGGACATTCAGAACCTCAAAAGAGGTGCATTTTCAATCATTTTGGGGCGaaaggggcaggtgctcagtgcccccccccctccccacacatgtaCTTGTCTTGAAGTCTTTCTAATCCAATTACTTGGCTGAAAGAAGCGTGAGTCTGGGGAGGATGAAGCCGTACGTTCAGAGAGCCATTACATGCAAATAAATTTGTCAACAGAAATTTTATGCCCTAATTAACAAAGTACTATATATCAGACACGGAGAAGTGTGAAACACTCACAGAAATAAATGACTAGGCATGTTGTAGCAATTAGGCCAACAAAACAAGACAAGGATCATGTAATATGCAACATGTTCTTTTTGCAGCAGGGAGAACACGTACAGGCCACAATGTAACATCCGTACTTTTAAAATGTGACTGGTTACTTGCATATATAATTCTGTGTATGTACATAGGTGTCTGGAGTATGTGAACACTTTTCTGGGTGTCTAAGATGGAAATCTGGAATATGATGTAACGGGAATTACAAGTAGGGTGAATATGCTAATACAACTGATATTATATCAGTCTATTAATCTATGTAGTTAAGTCATTTTCAATGTGAAACTGTTACATTATTCAGCTAAGATGTTCGATAGAGTACACACTGGAAAAGGTGGGGGCCGCAACGGTGAAGTTGTTGATTGGGGGGAGTGTGGGTTAGATAAGCCGATGATCCATAGCCAAGCCCCTGGGACAGACCAGGGTTTATTTATTTGAGGGTGGACACcttaagaaataaaataaataaaatgacattgTCCTTGGGGAGTGgcatttggagggggggggcacggccCAGAAATGCTCCCCATGGCGGCACTGTATTCAAACCCACATTCCCAGctgggaattaaatgtttttagtATGTTTCACACTTTGACCCCGTGACCCTCAGGCTCCATCCTCAAACGCTGGAAGATGAACTGGTGTGATCTGTGGATCGATGGCAGTCTGATGTTTTACAAGACGGAGAGTCGGCGGGACCCCGAGAGCCACATCAGCCTGAAAAGGCAGTGCGTGGATGTAAAAGCAGGACTGGAATGTACGGGTGGGTGACAGTACTGCACACCACAGTATGGGAGGAAACATGTGTCAACTGGATTCTCATGAGACGTCTTGCAATGGGACTACTTACTTCTGTGTGATATGTTGCGATACACGATACCAGGTGCGAGTATAACACCAGCTATGTATTATTTGCAGGGCCAGGTTCTGTGTAACTATGTACTAGGGCTAGTTTTTGCCAACTAACTCACGATAAAACACTCATCACGATACCAGTGTCATGATTCAACTTCAACTCCCCATTGCTTAGACTCTGCACATCTTTGTGCATAAATAAAGTgcacattttgtttttaaaacagctaatgtggaagaaaaaaaaaacatgtagaaTGAAAGATTTGATTTGTGCTTTAAACATTTCAGAGGTACACGCCATGTGAAAAATGTTTGTGATTTAAAACATTTCACTGTACCATCTGCCGATGCTAAACGCTACTGCAATAAATTAAGAAATCAatgcaaatatttaaaatattcatgaaaaaCCATGACAAAGTGAAGGGCAATATATCAAATAATGGTAactacttgatggggcacaaacaATTAGTAATAAtccagttactactgaagtacaatttatgaacaaatatagttgctacttgagataaaagatgcgtcaTGATTCATTCATGATAACGAACATGAGATCAGgacttcacttgtgttattcattacttgttccttcagtagttcacaaaggtttacaaaataaacagatatagtaacaaatatagtaactgcctgGTAAAAcgtgtcatgattcattaatgatgaattcaCATGAGATCAGTTCGTAACTAAGATTtaatttgtggttaattaatacataagtaatagtataGTACTGTATTATTAGTGCCCCGTCAAATAAAGTGCAACCCGATTAAATGCAGCATTGATTCAGCTCTAGTATGCATGATGTTTAGGTGTCATTCCCCCAGAGGGACATCCAAAGGAGAATTTGCTGGTGGTGGTTCTGAGGGACAGATCCTCCGTTGTGATGTGTGCCAGCAGCGAGGATGAATCACTGTGAGTCACCCATGTACGTTTTAGCTCTTCCTCCTCGCCC
Encoded proteins:
- the plekhb1 gene encoding pleckstrin homology domain-containing family B member 1 isoform X1, whose amino-acid sequence is MALMKSGWLWRQSSILKRWKMNWCDLWIDGSLMFYKTESRRDPESHISLKRQCVDVKAGLECTGVIPPEGHPKENLLVVVLRDRSSVVMCASSEDESLAWKLTMMEAKRNTVYMYNPYDDGYQYVSVDSHNAVYINPDYANGGIHHILVHQQRRDGTGEQVALGLLAGMAAGAAMRSFLWMPFWFC
- the plekhb1 gene encoding pleckstrin homology domain-containing family B member 1 isoform X2 yields the protein MALMKSGWLWRQSSILKRWKMNWCDLWIDGSLMFYKTESRRDPESHISLKRQCVDVKAGLECVIPPEGHPKENLLVVVLRDRSSVVMCASSEDESLAWKLTMMEAKRNTVYMYNPYDDGYQYVSVDSHNAVYINPDYANGGIHHILVHQQRRDGTGEQVALGLLAGMAAGAAMRSFLWMPFWFC